Genomic window (Helicoverpa zea isolate HzStark_Cry1AcR chromosome 9, ilHelZeax1.1, whole genome shotgun sequence):
CGCCAGCGCCGCAGCCACAACCACATCCAGCGCACACGGCAGACAAAAGAAAACCAATCATCCAGCCTCTCATCACAccacatttaataaaaatcgaACCGGAACCACAGCATGAGAAACCGCAACCAACTTATGCCCCTGAACCAGTTCCGCAGCCGCTGATCACGACGCATCTGTATTATCAGCCTGATTACTCGGAGCAGGCGTGTCGGAGTCAGGCGACGTCACCGGCAGCCCCGCCTACGCCACCTCCTGAGGCTCCTGAGCTCCCGGCACACAGAGACGCGTCCAACCAAACTGATCACATCGATGAGGAGGATGAATCACCAAATCATGCCGATGAAGATGAAAGGGATGTGGCGTGCGTTGGCGTTGCGCACTACCCTGAAGATAACATGCTGCATGGTCAGACGCAATTATTACAGCCTCCGTCCATGGATAGTGCTGAAGAGTCGTCTTCCGAGGGTTTGACAAACAATGTAATAGGAGCCGTTGAAAAAGCAATAGATACAATGGAAAGGGATGATGGTTTAGATAACTCCAGTAGCAATGCTTCCAACGATCTAGTAATAGATACAGCGAGAACTACGCCAGTGCAACACGCCAGGCCACCAGTAGATGTTAGTGGCTTGGAGCTACTGTCGAACAGTATCGAGCAGTTTGAACGCACGACGCCAGGAACAAGCATGCCCACATTAGATCCGACTCCGTTGACCGTTGATACGAGAACACCGACTAAACTAAATATTCTTATAAAGACATCACCTAAATCCCCTCCGAGAACTGAGGCAGAACCACACAGGCGGTTTGAATTTCCACCGACAGATCCTACTACCAGTGAACAAGCTAAACCTTCGCTTGACGGCTTAGGCTTATTGTGTGCCCTAGCTGAACAGAGATTTATGGAGGAAGTAGTGGAAAAACCTCCTCCAAGCATGCCCCTTGTAGCCCGTCCCTTTATCAAGAGTGAACCTTTATTAAGTCCCACCGAAAGGAGTCGTTCCGCAGATTCTTCTACTATTAAGAAAGACAGGCACAGGCATAGGGAAGGCGATTCTAGTGGCGAGAGGAGAAAAATAAGAAGCCGTGATCGTGAGGAAAGGTTACGGCATAAACTGGAAAAAATGCGCCGACACAAACGAGATAGAGAAAGGGACGAAGGTAGGAGTAGTGGAGGAGAACTAGAAACAAGTCTGAGACGTGTCACGGCGTGCTCGTGCAACTCTGTGACCTGCACGCATAACACTAACGTCCGGTCGGCGCATGCCCTTGCCAGTGCCATTGAAAAAGACATGCGTGAGAGATTATTAGCACTGGAAAGGCAGTTTGATGAGAGGAAAGCTCAATTAAAAGCTTTAACCCCACCTTTACCGACTCTATCAGCATCTACGACACCATCCACGCCGGCATTGTCACCCGATTCTGACAGAGGATCatcaaagaaacgtaaagttgGGAGACCACGTAAAGTCTCCAGTCCAGACTCTACTGAGACAATTGTAGCAAAGAAGCCAAAATCTAAGAGTAGTCTTGTAGGCTACCTTTTGGCCAAAGGCAAGCTCAAAGGTGGCATTTTGTGTACTAGAGGGGAGCCTTCAAGGGAGGATATCAACCGGACAAGCAAAGTGCGTCCGAAGTTGAAAGCGGAACCGATCATGAAGGCATGTTCTGACCCAGAAGAAGCCGAGTGGGCTCTAAACCGATCTGCGAGCTCTTCTATGGAGAGTCTCAATGAAGTGCGACAAAAGAATAGGGAGAAGGTTGATCGTCTAGCTCGGAAACATTCGAGGGACGACATTCCCGAACTAGAATTCGCGCTACGGCGTGCAAGTGCGTCTAGTGACAGTGATAAAGAAAGGAGACGTGCTAAAAAGAGGCGAAAGAGTCACAAATCTAAAGAAAGGACTGGCGAGGAGGTAAAAGAACCGCCTGCAGAGCCGGCTGCACTTCCACCGATATCTAAGTGTACGCTAACAGAAGACAAGTTAGACCAGTCGCCTAGAGTACTTACAGCTATGGGAGGGCTGTTCTATGCGGGGAAACTGAGCGCTGTGACGGCTCCAGATGTGTATGCCATCACATTAGATGGCGAAAGGGGTAATAAGCCGCACATATTGTCGAGAGAAGAAACTCTGAGAGACGCGGTAAGTGTTGATATACATACGTTCaaagtacataattaaaaatttattgtcatttatttataaatcattttcattatttcagaTCTTAGAAGTGAGTCCCACATCAGTGACGGAACTGCCGTCAGGTACTAGAGTATGTGCCTACTGGTCTCAGCAGTACAGATGCTTGTATCCTGGTACCGTGGCAGTCTCCTCACCAGACCCTCATGATGACAAGTTTGTAGCTGTCGAGTTCGACGACGGAGATTCTGGCAGAATAGCCATTGAGGATATTAGGTTCCTAGAACCAAATTATCCTGTTGTAGGTCAGTATCGTAGCTACCTCTTATTGCATGTGGTTCTAGTACTTCAATCACTTCTCGTAAATTGAcgtattgttttgttatgttaCAGAATATGAAAATCCGTTGTTCACGCTCGgtaaaagaagaagaaatacgAGTGTTAGTGGTGTAAGCACAGAAGAGAAAAAGGTCCCCACTGTGACCGTAATACCCCTAGCTGCCACAAGTTTAAGCACTGAAGTTAAGCCACCAGTGGTAGAACCAGTGGTCGTCAAACCAAAAGACGATGAAGACCGACATAAAGAcagaaaaaaactcaaaaagcaTCGAAAAGACAAAATAAAACGTCATTCCAGTGAGGACGATCCCAACTCTGTGGAATACgtcaagaagaagaaaaagaaacacaAATGTTGTGAGGAACATTGTAAACACAGGAGGCATCATAAGAAACATCACAGGAAACACAGGAAAAGGCATCATTctagttgcaaagaacattctAGTTCATCTGGTGACGATCAACAAAGAGTTAAATCATCTTCCGATTACATTGACTCGAACAAATCGAATGAAGACTCTGTCGACTCTAACGACAGACTTTCCACGTTAATCGCAGTGGAGAAGTCGCCAGAAGACAAAATGAAGACTGTGATAAAGAAAGCGGTTTTGTCCAAGAAGAGTTTGGTCAAGAACGCCGTGCTGGACTTCAGTAATCTGGGCAAAGTCACACTGAAAAAAGAAGAAGAGAGTAAAGACAATTT
Coding sequences:
- the LOC124633502 gene encoding uncharacterized protein LOC124633502 isoform X2, encoding MLGGAAGGARSRPPTDLQQGVARFPLYSLFPTQAGNRPTIHKVTESLFSTSLSTFGVPTPPPNSPYSPLQLELLNCSQRVLLTDKDHNKMEEAKLGKACLPDSLCCPGDQRQMLDNIGVMQPLTIKTEQAKRSCNTCLTNSPKKVAKMDINTAIFFVMHADSGCSRTNPVTWLGVTGQNVQVQVKREPQHVQVSELVAVKLEQASPGNKPDHPPPAIPASLNNGSIPVGIAVARQRVGDAGLLAALSQKDNQQRMHDIATSLCCCADAAQAAMTVGVANVLCDERPAPLAWPAPPTAAPPAPLWPYPAQMSMESMMVGGVGVGGVGSVGGGMSGGFQLVREPTSGALLLLPAPPDLPHAVVWGGMPYQSAPLLLPQAPHPSHHLQLLPGDLLASTATLQHTHTHSTRLVTLAPAPQPQPHPAHTADKRKPIIQPLITPHLIKIEPEPQHEKPQPTYAPEPVPQPLITTHLYYQPDYSEQACRSQATSPAAPPTPPPEAPELPAHRDASNQTDHIDEEDESPNHADEDERDVACVGVAHYPEDNMLHGQTQLLQPPSMDSAEESSSEGLTNNVIGAVEKAIDTMERDDGLDNSSSNASNDLVIDTARTTPVQHARPPVDVSGLELLSNSIEQFERTTPGTSMPTLDPTPLTVDTRTPTKLNILIKTSPKSPPRTEAEPHRRFEFPPTDPTTSEQAKPSLDGLGLLCALAEQRFMEEVVEKPPPSMPLVARPFIKSEPLLSPTERSRSADSSTIKKDRHRHREGDSSGERRKIRSRDREERLRHKLEKMRRHKRDRERDEGRSSGGELETSLRRVTACSCNSVTCTHNTNVRSAHALASAIEKDMRERLLALERQFDERKAQLKALTPPLPTLSASTTPSTPALSPDSDRGSSKKRKVGRPRKVSSPDSTETIVAKKPKSKSSLVGYLLAKGKLKGGILCTRGEPSREDINRTSKVRPKLKAEPIMKACSDPEEAEWALNRSASSSMESLNEVRQKNREKVDRLARKHSRDDIPELEFALRRASASSDSDKERRRAKKRRKSHKSKERTGEEVKEPPAEPAALPPISKCTLTEDKLDQSPRVLTAMGGLFYAGKLSAVTAPDVYAITLDGERGNKPHILSREETLRDAILEVSPTSVTELPSGTRVCAYWSQQYRCLYPGTVAVSSPDPHDDKFVAVEFDDGDSGRIAIEDIRFLEPNYPVVEYENPLFTLGKRRRNTSVSGVSTEEKKVPTVTVIPLAATSLSTEVKPPVVEPVVVKPKDDEDRHKDRKKLKKHRKDKIKRHSSEDDPNSVEYVKKKKKKHKCCEEHCKHRRHHKKHHRKHRKRHHSSCKEHSSSSGDDQQRVKSSSDYIDSNKSNEDSVDSNDRLSTLIAVEKSPEDKMKTVIKKAVLSKKSLVKNAVLDFSNLGKVTLKKEEESKDNLKDSGIGLDEEAATASTSDAKKKAKRRTVSSTSSEGGGVSKMAAFLPGAALWRWHGAAYRRTARPRHRKLFYRAIQRGDELLNVGDAAVFLSTGRPDRPYIGRIVALWEARGAMAVRVKWFYHPEETVGCNDQLHYPGGLFESPHTDENDVQTISHKCEVLPLAQYKERMGDDPVKYSTVYDNNDVYYLAGNYDPTPQTLRMEPDIPFANKTTS
- the LOC124633502 gene encoding uncharacterized protein LOC124633502 isoform X1, which produces MLGGAAGGARSRPPTDLQQGVARFPLYSLFPTQAGNRPTIHKVVPVTESLFSTSLSTFGVPTPPPNSPYSPLQLELLNCSQRVLLTDKDHNKMEEAKLGKACLPDSLCCPGDQRQMLDNIGVMQPLTIKTEQAKRSCNTCLTNSPKKVAKMDINTAIFFVMHADSGCSRTNPVTWLGVTGQNVQVQVKREPQHVQVSELVAVKLEQASPGNKPDHPPPAIPASLNNGSIPVGIAVARQRVGDAGLLAALSQKDNQQRMHDIATSLCCCADAAQAAMTVGVANVLCDERPAPLAWPAPPTAAPPAPLWPYPAQMSMESMMVGGVGVGGVGSVGGGMSGGFQLVREPTSGALLLLPAPPDLPHAVVWGGMPYQSAPLLLPQAPHPSHHLQLLPGDLLASTATLQHTHTHSTRLVTLAPAPQPQPHPAHTADKRKPIIQPLITPHLIKIEPEPQHEKPQPTYAPEPVPQPLITTHLYYQPDYSEQACRSQATSPAAPPTPPPEAPELPAHRDASNQTDHIDEEDESPNHADEDERDVACVGVAHYPEDNMLHGQTQLLQPPSMDSAEESSSEGLTNNVIGAVEKAIDTMERDDGLDNSSSNASNDLVIDTARTTPVQHARPPVDVSGLELLSNSIEQFERTTPGTSMPTLDPTPLTVDTRTPTKLNILIKTSPKSPPRTEAEPHRRFEFPPTDPTTSEQAKPSLDGLGLLCALAEQRFMEEVVEKPPPSMPLVARPFIKSEPLLSPTERSRSADSSTIKKDRHRHREGDSSGERRKIRSRDREERLRHKLEKMRRHKRDRERDEGRSSGGELETSLRRVTACSCNSVTCTHNTNVRSAHALASAIEKDMRERLLALERQFDERKAQLKALTPPLPTLSASTTPSTPALSPDSDRGSSKKRKVGRPRKVSSPDSTETIVAKKPKSKSSLVGYLLAKGKLKGGILCTRGEPSREDINRTSKVRPKLKAEPIMKACSDPEEAEWALNRSASSSMESLNEVRQKNREKVDRLARKHSRDDIPELEFALRRASASSDSDKERRRAKKRRKSHKSKERTGEEVKEPPAEPAALPPISKCTLTEDKLDQSPRVLTAMGGLFYAGKLSAVTAPDVYAITLDGERGNKPHILSREETLRDAILEVSPTSVTELPSGTRVCAYWSQQYRCLYPGTVAVSSPDPHDDKFVAVEFDDGDSGRIAIEDIRFLEPNYPVVEYENPLFTLGKRRRNTSVSGVSTEEKKVPTVTVIPLAATSLSTEVKPPVVEPVVVKPKDDEDRHKDRKKLKKHRKDKIKRHSSEDDPNSVEYVKKKKKKHKCCEEHCKHRRHHKKHHRKHRKRHHSSCKEHSSSSGDDQQRVKSSSDYIDSNKSNEDSVDSNDRLSTLIAVEKSPEDKMKTVIKKAVLSKKSLVKNAVLDFSNLGKVTLKKEEESKDNLKDSGIGLDEEAATASTSDAKKKAKRRTVSSTSSEGGGVSKMAAFLPGAALWRWHGAAYRRTARPRHRKLFYRAIQRGDELLNVGDAAVFLSTGRPDRPYIGRIVALWEARGAMAVRVKWFYHPEETVGCNDQLHYPGGLFESPHTDENDVQTISHKCEVLPLAQYKERMGDDPVKYSTVYDNNDVYYLAGNYDPTPQTLRMEPDIPFANKTTS
- the LOC124633502 gene encoding uncharacterized protein LOC124633502 isoform X4; translation: MLGGAAGGARSRPPTDLQQGVARFPLYSLFPTQAGNRPTIHKVVPVTESLFSTSLSTFGVPTPPPNSPYSPLQLELLNCSQRVLLTDKDHNKMEEAKLGKACLPDSLCCPGDQRQMLDNIGVMQPLTIKTEQAKRSCNTCLTNSPKKVMHADSGCSRTNPVTWLGVTGQNVQVQVKREPQHVQVSELVAVKLEQASPGNKPDHPPPAIPASLNNGSIPVGIAVARQRVGDAGLLAALSQKDNQQRMHDIATSLCCCADAAQAAMTVGVANVLCDERPAPLAWPAPPTAAPPAPLWPYPAQMSMESMMVGGVGVGGVGSVGGGMSGGFQLVREPTSGALLLLPAPPDLPHAVVWGGMPYQSAPLLLPQAPHPSHHLQLLPGDLLASTATLQHTHTHSTRLVTLAPAPQPQPHPAHTADKRKPIIQPLITPHLIKIEPEPQHEKPQPTYAPEPVPQPLITTHLYYQPDYSEQACRSQATSPAAPPTPPPEAPELPAHRDASNQTDHIDEEDESPNHADEDERDVACVGVAHYPEDNMLHGQTQLLQPPSMDSAEESSSEGLTNNVIGAVEKAIDTMERDDGLDNSSSNASNDLVIDTARTTPVQHARPPVDVSGLELLSNSIEQFERTTPGTSMPTLDPTPLTVDTRTPTKLNILIKTSPKSPPRTEAEPHRRFEFPPTDPTTSEQAKPSLDGLGLLCALAEQRFMEEVVEKPPPSMPLVARPFIKSEPLLSPTERSRSADSSTIKKDRHRHREGDSSGERRKIRSRDREERLRHKLEKMRRHKRDRERDEGRSSGGELETSLRRVTACSCNSVTCTHNTNVRSAHALASAIEKDMRERLLALERQFDERKAQLKALTPPLPTLSASTTPSTPALSPDSDRGSSKKRKVGRPRKVSSPDSTETIVAKKPKSKSSLVGYLLAKGKLKGGILCTRGEPSREDINRTSKVRPKLKAEPIMKACSDPEEAEWALNRSASSSMESLNEVRQKNREKVDRLARKHSRDDIPELEFALRRASASSDSDKERRRAKKRRKSHKSKERTGEEVKEPPAEPAALPPISKCTLTEDKLDQSPRVLTAMGGLFYAGKLSAVTAPDVYAITLDGERGNKPHILSREETLRDAILEVSPTSVTELPSGTRVCAYWSQQYRCLYPGTVAVSSPDPHDDKFVAVEFDDGDSGRIAIEDIRFLEPNYPVVEYENPLFTLGKRRRNTSVSGVSTEEKKVPTVTVIPLAATSLSTEVKPPVVEPVVVKPKDDEDRHKDRKKLKKHRKDKIKRHSSEDDPNSVEYVKKKKKKHKCCEEHCKHRRHHKKHHRKHRKRHHSSCKEHSSSSGDDQQRVKSSSDYIDSNKSNEDSVDSNDRLSTLIAVEKSPEDKMKTVIKKAVLSKKSLVKNAVLDFSNLGKVTLKKEEESKDNLKDSGIGLDEEAATASTSDAKKKAKRRTVSSTSSEGGGVSKMAAFLPGAALWRWHGAAYRRTARPRHRKLFYRAIQRGDELLNVGDAAVFLSTGRPDRPYIGRIVALWEARGAMAVRVKWFYHPEETVGCNDQLHYPGGLFESPHTDENDVQTISHKCEVLPLAQYKERMGDDPVKYSTVYDNNDVYYLAGNYDPTPQTLRMEPDIPFANKTTS
- the LOC124633502 gene encoding uncharacterized protein LOC124633502 isoform X6, which produces MLGGAAGGARSRPPTDLQQGVARFPLYSLFPTQAGNRPTIHKVVPVTESLFSTSLSTFGVPTPPPNSPYSPLQLELLNCSQRVLLTDKDHNKMEEAKLGKACLPDSLCCPGDQRQMLDNIGVMQPLTIKTEQAKRSCNTCLTNSPKKVMHADSGCSRTNPVTWLGVTGQNVQVQVKREPQHVQVSELVAVKLEQASPGNKPDHPPPAIPASLNNGSIPVGIAVARQRVGDAGLLAALSQKDNQQRMHDIDAAQAAMTVGVANVLCDERPAPLAWPAPPTAAPPAPLWPYPAQMSMESMMVGGVGVGGVGSVGGGMSGGFQLVREPTSGALLLLPAPPDLPHAVVWGGMPYQSAPLLLPQAPHPSHHLQLLPGDLLASTATLQHTHTHSTRLVTLAPAPQPQPHPAHTADKRKPIIQPLITPHLIKIEPEPQHEKPQPTYAPEPVPQPLITTHLYYQPDYSEQACRSQATSPAAPPTPPPEAPELPAHRDASNQTDHIDEEDESPNHADEDERDVACVGVAHYPEDNMLHGQTQLLQPPSMDSAEESSSEGLTNNVIGAVEKAIDTMERDDGLDNSSSNASNDLVIDTARTTPVQHARPPVDVSGLELLSNSIEQFERTTPGTSMPTLDPTPLTVDTRTPTKLNILIKTSPKSPPRTEAEPHRRFEFPPTDPTTSEQAKPSLDGLGLLCALAEQRFMEEVVEKPPPSMPLVARPFIKSEPLLSPTERSRSADSSTIKKDRHRHREGDSSGERRKIRSRDREERLRHKLEKMRRHKRDRERDEGRSSGGELETSLRRVTACSCNSVTCTHNTNVRSAHALASAIEKDMRERLLALERQFDERKAQLKALTPPLPTLSASTTPSTPALSPDSDRGSSKKRKVGRPRKVSSPDSTETIVAKKPKSKSSLVGYLLAKGKLKGGILCTRGEPSREDINRTSKVRPKLKAEPIMKACSDPEEAEWALNRSASSSMESLNEVRQKNREKVDRLARKHSRDDIPELEFALRRASASSDSDKERRRAKKRRKSHKSKERTGEEVKEPPAEPAALPPISKCTLTEDKLDQSPRVLTAMGGLFYAGKLSAVTAPDVYAITLDGERGNKPHILSREETLRDAILEVSPTSVTELPSGTRVCAYWSQQYRCLYPGTVAVSSPDPHDDKFVAVEFDDGDSGRIAIEDIRFLEPNYPVVEYENPLFTLGKRRRNTSVSGVSTEEKKVPTVTVIPLAATSLSTEVKPPVVEPVVVKPKDDEDRHKDRKKLKKHRKDKIKRHSSEDDPNSVEYVKKKKKKHKCCEEHCKHRRHHKKHHRKHRKRHHSSCKEHSSSSGDDQQRVKSSSDYIDSNKSNEDSVDSNDRLSTLIAVEKSPEDKMKTVIKKAVLSKKSLVKNAVLDFSNLGKVTLKKEEESKDNLKDSGIGLDEEAATASTSDAKKKAKRRTVSSTSSEGGGVSKMAAFLPGAALWRWHGAAYRRTARPRHRKLFYRAIQRGDELLNVGDAAVFLSTGRPDRPYIGRIVALWEARGAMAVRVKWFYHPEETVGCNDQLHYPGGLFESPHTDENDVQTISHKCEVLPLAQYKERMGDDPVKYSTVYDNNDVYYLAGNYDPTPQTLRMEPDIPFANKTTS
- the LOC124633502 gene encoding uncharacterized protein LOC124633502 isoform X3 → MLGGAAGGARSRPPTDLQQGVARFPLYSLFPTQAGNRPTIHKVVPVTESLFSTSLSTFGVPTPPPNSPYSPLQLELLNCSQRVLLTDKDHNKMEEAKLGKACLPDSLCCPGDQRQMLDNIGVMQPLTIKTEQAKRSCNTCLTNSPKKVAKMDINTAIFFVMHADSGCSRTNPVTWLGVTGQNVQVQVKREPQHVQVSELVAVKLEQASPGNKPDHPPPAIPASLNNGSIPVGIAVARQRVGDAGLLAALSQKDNQQRMHDIDAAQAAMTVGVANVLCDERPAPLAWPAPPTAAPPAPLWPYPAQMSMESMMVGGVGVGGVGSVGGGMSGGFQLVREPTSGALLLLPAPPDLPHAVVWGGMPYQSAPLLLPQAPHPSHHLQLLPGDLLASTATLQHTHTHSTRLVTLAPAPQPQPHPAHTADKRKPIIQPLITPHLIKIEPEPQHEKPQPTYAPEPVPQPLITTHLYYQPDYSEQACRSQATSPAAPPTPPPEAPELPAHRDASNQTDHIDEEDESPNHADEDERDVACVGVAHYPEDNMLHGQTQLLQPPSMDSAEESSSEGLTNNVIGAVEKAIDTMERDDGLDNSSSNASNDLVIDTARTTPVQHARPPVDVSGLELLSNSIEQFERTTPGTSMPTLDPTPLTVDTRTPTKLNILIKTSPKSPPRTEAEPHRRFEFPPTDPTTSEQAKPSLDGLGLLCALAEQRFMEEVVEKPPPSMPLVARPFIKSEPLLSPTERSRSADSSTIKKDRHRHREGDSSGERRKIRSRDREERLRHKLEKMRRHKRDRERDEGRSSGGELETSLRRVTACSCNSVTCTHNTNVRSAHALASAIEKDMRERLLALERQFDERKAQLKALTPPLPTLSASTTPSTPALSPDSDRGSSKKRKVGRPRKVSSPDSTETIVAKKPKSKSSLVGYLLAKGKLKGGILCTRGEPSREDINRTSKVRPKLKAEPIMKACSDPEEAEWALNRSASSSMESLNEVRQKNREKVDRLARKHSRDDIPELEFALRRASASSDSDKERRRAKKRRKSHKSKERTGEEVKEPPAEPAALPPISKCTLTEDKLDQSPRVLTAMGGLFYAGKLSAVTAPDVYAITLDGERGNKPHILSREETLRDAILEVSPTSVTELPSGTRVCAYWSQQYRCLYPGTVAVSSPDPHDDKFVAVEFDDGDSGRIAIEDIRFLEPNYPVVEYENPLFTLGKRRRNTSVSGVSTEEKKVPTVTVIPLAATSLSTEVKPPVVEPVVVKPKDDEDRHKDRKKLKKHRKDKIKRHSSEDDPNSVEYVKKKKKKHKCCEEHCKHRRHHKKHHRKHRKRHHSSCKEHSSSSGDDQQRVKSSSDYIDSNKSNEDSVDSNDRLSTLIAVEKSPEDKMKTVIKKAVLSKKSLVKNAVLDFSNLGKVTLKKEEESKDNLKDSGIGLDEEAATASTSDAKKKAKRRTVSSTSSEGGGVSKMAAFLPGAALWRWHGAAYRRTARPRHRKLFYRAIQRGDELLNVGDAAVFLSTGRPDRPYIGRIVALWEARGAMAVRVKWFYHPEETVGCNDQLHYPGGLFESPHTDENDVQTISHKCEVLPLAQYKERMGDDPVKYSTVYDNNDVYYLAGNYDPTPQTLRMEPDIPFANKTTS
- the LOC124633502 gene encoding uncharacterized protein LOC124633502 isoform X5 is translated as MLGGAAGGARSRPPTDLQQGVARFPLYSLFPTQAGNRPTIHKVTESLFSTSLSTFGVPTPPPNSPYSPLQLELLNCSQRVLLTDKDHNKMEEAKLGKACLPDSLCCPGDQRQMLDNIGVMQPLTIKTEQAKRSCNTCLTNSPKKVMHADSGCSRTNPVTWLGVTGQNVQVQVKREPQHVQVSELVAVKLEQASPGNKPDHPPPAIPASLNNGSIPVGIAVARQRVGDAGLLAALSQKDNQQRMHDIATSLCCCADAAQAAMTVGVANVLCDERPAPLAWPAPPTAAPPAPLWPYPAQMSMESMMVGGVGVGGVGSVGGGMSGGFQLVREPTSGALLLLPAPPDLPHAVVWGGMPYQSAPLLLPQAPHPSHHLQLLPGDLLASTATLQHTHTHSTRLVTLAPAPQPQPHPAHTADKRKPIIQPLITPHLIKIEPEPQHEKPQPTYAPEPVPQPLITTHLYYQPDYSEQACRSQATSPAAPPTPPPEAPELPAHRDASNQTDHIDEEDESPNHADEDERDVACVGVAHYPEDNMLHGQTQLLQPPSMDSAEESSSEGLTNNVIGAVEKAIDTMERDDGLDNSSSNASNDLVIDTARTTPVQHARPPVDVSGLELLSNSIEQFERTTPGTSMPTLDPTPLTVDTRTPTKLNILIKTSPKSPPRTEAEPHRRFEFPPTDPTTSEQAKPSLDGLGLLCALAEQRFMEEVVEKPPPSMPLVARPFIKSEPLLSPTERSRSADSSTIKKDRHRHREGDSSGERRKIRSRDREERLRHKLEKMRRHKRDRERDEGRSSGGELETSLRRVTACSCNSVTCTHNTNVRSAHALASAIEKDMRERLLALERQFDERKAQLKALTPPLPTLSASTTPSTPALSPDSDRGSSKKRKVGRPRKVSSPDSTETIVAKKPKSKSSLVGYLLAKGKLKGGILCTRGEPSREDINRTSKVRPKLKAEPIMKACSDPEEAEWALNRSASSSMESLNEVRQKNREKVDRLARKHSRDDIPELEFALRRASASSDSDKERRRAKKRRKSHKSKERTGEEVKEPPAEPAALPPISKCTLTEDKLDQSPRVLTAMGGLFYAGKLSAVTAPDVYAITLDGERGNKPHILSREETLRDAILEVSPTSVTELPSGTRVCAYWSQQYRCLYPGTVAVSSPDPHDDKFVAVEFDDGDSGRIAIEDIRFLEPNYPVVEYENPLFTLGKRRRNTSVSGVSTEEKKVPTVTVIPLAATSLSTEVKPPVVEPVVVKPKDDEDRHKDRKKLKKHRKDKIKRHSSEDDPNSVEYVKKKKKKHKCCEEHCKHRRHHKKHHRKHRKRHHSSCKEHSSSSGDDQQRVKSSSDYIDSNKSNEDSVDSNDRLSTLIAVEKSPEDKMKTVIKKAVLSKKSLVKNAVLDFSNLGKVTLKKEEESKDNLKDSGIGLDEEAATASTSDAKKKAKRRTVSSTSSEGGGVSKMAAFLPGAALWRWHGAAYRRTARPRHRKLFYRAIQRGDELLNVGDAAVFLSTGRPDRPYIGRIVALWEARGAMAVRVKWFYHPEETVGCNDQLHYPGGLFESPHTDENDVQTISHKCEVLPLAQYKERMGDDPVKYSTVYDNNDVYYLAGNYDPTPQTLRMEPDIPFANKTTS
- the LOC124633502 gene encoding uncharacterized protein LOC124633502 isoform X7, coding for MHADSGCSRTNPVTWLGVTGQNVQVQVKREPQHVQVSELVAVKLEQASPGNKPDHPPPAIPASLNNGSIPVGIAVARQRVGDAGLLAALSQKDNQQRMHDIATSLCCCADAAQAAMTVGVANVLCDERPAPLAWPAPPTAAPPAPLWPYPAQMSMESMMVGGVGVGGVGSVGGGMSGGFQLVREPTSGALLLLPAPPDLPHAVVWGGMPYQSAPLLLPQAPHPSHHLQLLPGDLLASTATLQHTHTHSTRLVTLAPAPQPQPHPAHTADKRKPIIQPLITPHLIKIEPEPQHEKPQPTYAPEPVPQPLITTHLYYQPDYSEQACRSQATSPAAPPTPPPEAPELPAHRDASNQTDHIDEEDESPNHADEDERDVACVGVAHYPEDNMLHGQTQLLQPPSMDSAEESSSEGLTNNVIGAVEKAIDTMERDDGLDNSSSNASNDLVIDTARTTPVQHARPPVDVSGLELLSNSIEQFERTTPGTSMPTLDPTPLTVDTRTPTKLNILIKTSPKSPPRTEAEPHRRFEFPPTDPTTSEQAKPSLDGLGLLCALAEQRFMEEVVEKPPPSMPLVARPFIKSEPLLSPTERSRSADSSTIKKDRHRHREGDSSGERRKIRSRDREERLRHKLEKMRRHKRDRERDEGRSSGGELETSLRRVTACSCNSVTCTHNTNVRSAHALASAIEKDMRERLLALERQFDERKAQLKALTPPLPTLSASTTPSTPALSPDSDRGSSKKRKVGRPRKVSSPDSTETIVAKKPKSKSSLVGYLLAKGKLKGGILCTRGEPSREDINRTSKVRPKLKAEPIMKACSDPEEAEWALNRSASSSMESLNEVRQKNREKVDRLARKHSRDDIPELEFALRRASASSDSDKERRRAKKRRKSHKSKERTGEEVKEPPAEPAALPPISKCTLTEDKLDQSPRVLTAMGGLFYAGKLSAVTAPDVYAITLDGERGNKPHILSREETLRDAILEVSPTSVTELPSGTRVCAYWSQQYRCLYPGTVAVSSPDPHDDKFVAVEFDDGDSGRIAIEDIRFLEPNYPVVEYENPLFTLGKRRRNTSVSGVSTEEKKVPTVTVIPLAATSLSTEVKPPVVEPVVVKPKDDEDRHKDRKKLKKHRKDKIKRHSSEDDPNSVEYVKKKKKKHKCCEEHCKHRRHHKKHHRKHRKRHHSSCKEHSSSSGDDQQRVKSSSDYIDSNKSNEDSVDSNDRLSTLIAVEKSPEDKMKTVIKKAVLSKKSLVKNAVLDFSNLGKVTLKKEEESKDNLKDSGIGLDEEAATASTSDAKKKAKRRTVSSTSSEGGGVSKMAAFLPGAALWRWHGAAYRRTARPRHRKLFYRAIQRGDELLNVGDAAVFLSTGRPDRPYIGRIVALWEARGAMAVRVKWFYHPEETVGCNDQLHYPGGLFESPHTDENDVQTISHKCEVLPLAQYKERMGDDPVKYSTVYDNNDVYYLAGNYDPTPQTLRMEPDIPFANKTTS